A region from the uncultured Sunxiuqinia sp. genome encodes:
- a CDS encoding ACP phosphodiesterase has protein sequence MNYLAHLYLSGEDESIMVGNFIGDYVKGKQYLQFPLAVQKGVLLHRQIDWFTDRHPLVKACARRFRSNYGRYSAIVTDVIFDHFLAVNWQQYSNDPLRQFSKYVHAVLLSNFSILPLRVKTFLPFLIQHKRLESYAGLEGIWQSLAIMGRRTSLPEEADFAIQILKQDYESIRTEFERFFVELVEFVETNYEIEIDRPRDNKG, from the coding sequence ATGAATTATTTGGCACATTTGTACCTGTCGGGCGAAGACGAATCAATTATGGTTGGCAATTTTATAGGCGATTATGTAAAGGGAAAGCAATACCTGCAGTTTCCATTGGCTGTTCAAAAGGGGGTCTTGTTGCACCGCCAAATCGATTGGTTTACCGATCGACATCCATTGGTAAAGGCCTGTGCTAGGCGGTTTCGTTCCAATTACGGACGATATTCAGCTATTGTCACTGATGTTATTTTTGATCATTTTTTGGCAGTAAACTGGCAGCAGTATTCGAACGATCCTTTGCGCCAATTTTCAAAATATGTGCATGCTGTTTTGCTCTCAAATTTTTCGATCCTTCCGCTTCGGGTAAAGACGTTTTTACCTTTTCTTATTCAGCATAAACGTTTGGAATCTTATGCCGGACTGGAAGGCATTTGGCAATCGCTGGCTATTATGGGGCGCCGCACCAGTTTGCCGGAAGAAGCTGACTTTGCAATTCAAATATTGAAGCAAGACTATGAGTCAATCAGAACCGAATTCGAAAGGTTTTTTGTTGAGCTTGTTGAGTTTGTTGAAACAAATTATGAGATAGAGATTGATAGACCTCGAGATAATAAAGGCTGA
- a CDS encoding DMT family transporter, translating to MKSDRFKGYFFAAIATVTFSSIYIFSKAALNEVHLAQFGVYWFFVAFVLSATWLLKTGGHRAIPKLTKRQWRILALLGVLEILTTASFFLSIQIIPDPAVTSFIGNLFPVILTGMGVVFLHERFTWVESFGAILALFGAFIISYQGGTTLSDFFISGAGIVLINSFFAATASMVVKVNVKKMSPELLITNRALWLFIFSLVMLVVYKQSLVIPAKALVNIAIGATLGPFLAVMFIYYSFRYIDVSKSSVVQSLKGVCVLIASFLYFHTLPLPHQLLGGILSVAGVFIISVSKARLTRSSKIKS from the coding sequence ATGAAATCGGATCGCTTTAAGGGATACTTTTTTGCCGCAATTGCTACGGTTACTTTTTCCAGTATTTACATATTTAGTAAAGCTGCTCTAAACGAAGTTCACCTGGCTCAGTTTGGTGTCTATTGGTTCTTCGTTGCATTCGTATTAAGTGCTACATGGTTGCTTAAAACGGGCGGGCACCGAGCCATTCCCAAATTAACCAAACGCCAGTGGCGTATTTTGGCTTTGCTCGGTGTGCTCGAAATTCTCACGACTGCATCTTTCTTTTTATCAATACAGATTATACCCGACCCGGCGGTTACGTCATTCATAGGAAATTTATTTCCGGTTATTCTTACGGGCATGGGCGTTGTTTTTTTACACGAACGTTTCACCTGGGTGGAATCGTTTGGTGCTATTTTAGCATTATTCGGAGCTTTTATTATCAGTTACCAAGGCGGAACAACCCTGTCCGATTTTTTTATTTCTGGAGCCGGAATTGTTTTAATCAACTCTTTTTTTGCTGCCACCGCATCGATGGTAGTTAAAGTGAATGTGAAAAAGATGAGTCCCGAGTTGCTGATTACAAACCGGGCGTTGTGGCTGTTTATTTTTTCTCTCGTCATGTTGGTGGTATACAAACAATCGCTTGTCATTCCGGCTAAGGCGTTGGTTAATATTGCTATTGGAGCTACCTTGGGACCCTTTTTAGCTGTCATGTTTATTTACTATTCATTTCGTTATATCGACGTTTCCAAGTCGAGCGTAGTCCAAAGCCTGAAAGGGGTTTGTGTACTAATCGCAAGCTTCCTTTATTTTCATACTTTGCCCTTGCCGCATCAACTTTTAGGAGGTATTCTTTCAGTAGCCGGAGTGTTTATTATTTCAGTAAGTAAAGCACGATTAACAAGAAGCAGTAAGATTAAAAGCTAG
- a CDS encoding glycoside hydrolase family 88 protein, producing MKATLIFLMSIAMLCSMQVNAGNFPSKDQVMDKMILTNAYFMNKWPDTGKSIITNKERPSNIWTRAVYYEGLMALYALKPDKAYYDYAVSWGEAHNWGLRNGVETRHADNHCCGQTYLDLYMMDSEPERIADIKKSIDLVMDTEKTDDWTWIDALQMAMPVFAQLSVITGDQSYSERMYEMYMDSKEKQGFWNPEDNLWWRDKDFMPPYKEPNGEDCYWSRGNGWVVAALVRVLEILPADDPHRDEYLDTFHKMIEALVPIQREDGFWNVSLHDSTHFGGKETTGTALFVYGMAWGVNNGLLKESKYKPVIAKAWNAMAKEAVHPNGFLGYVQGTGKEPKDGQPVTYDSMPDFEDYGLGCYLLAGSEVYKMAD from the coding sequence ATGAAAGCAACACTAATTTTTCTAATGTCGATTGCAATGCTCTGTTCAATGCAGGTCAATGCTGGAAACTTTCCATCAAAAGACCAGGTGATGGATAAAATGATACTGACCAATGCCTATTTTATGAATAAGTGGCCTGATACCGGTAAGTCTATCATAACCAATAAAGAGCGTCCCAGTAATATTTGGACCCGTGCAGTATACTACGAAGGCTTAATGGCGCTTTATGCATTAAAGCCTGATAAAGCTTATTACGATTACGCCGTTAGTTGGGGTGAAGCACACAACTGGGGATTGCGCAATGGTGTTGAAACCCGCCATGCTGATAATCATTGCTGTGGGCAAACTTACTTGGATTTATATATGATGGATTCGGAACCAGAGCGCATCGCGGATATCAAGAAGTCGATTGATCTCGTGATGGATACTGAGAAGACGGATGACTGGACCTGGATTGATGCTTTGCAAATGGCCATGCCGGTTTTTGCCCAGCTTAGTGTAATTACCGGTGATCAAAGTTATTCCGAACGAATGTATGAAATGTACATGGATTCGAAGGAAAAACAAGGCTTTTGGAACCCAGAGGATAATCTGTGGTGGCGCGATAAAGATTTTATGCCTCCTTACAAAGAACCGAATGGTGAAGATTGTTATTGGTCACGAGGAAATGGCTGGGTCGTAGCCGCGTTGGTTCGTGTATTGGAAATCTTGCCAGCAGACGACCCTCATCGTGATGAGTACCTCGATACCTTTCATAAGATGATTGAGGCACTTGTTCCAATTCAGCGTGAAGATGGTTTCTGGAATGTAAGTTTACACGATTCAACCCATTTTGGAGGGAAAGAAACAACCGGAACTGCTTTATTTGTTTATGGAATGGCCTGGGGCGTGAATAATGGTTTATTGAAAGAAAGCAAGTACAAGCCAGTTATTGCCAAAGCCTGGAATGCTATGGCAAAAGAAGCTGTTCATCCTAATGGATTCCTTGGTTATGTGCAAGGAACAGGTAAAGAACCTAAAGATGGACAACCCGTAACTTACGATAGCATGCCCGATTTTGAGGATTATGGCTTAGGCTGCTATCTATTGGCAGGAAGCGAAGTGTATAAAATGGCTGACTGA
- a CDS encoding rhamnogalacturonan acetylesterase: MKIKIGSIIAVALMVILLPACICASTPDGVQFPLKFDFGSGGLESGYISVNSNDIFDSNHEYGFISEKKLEGNQDVADPLTSDFVTSDQPFYFTVKMPEGRYKISLTLGDPNGTSATTVKAESRRLMLEDVRTAKGQVVTKTIVVDVRTPRINDSLNVRRKSRELVYLNWDNQLTLEFGGERPCVSSIQIEEANDLPVIFLAGNSTVVDQENEPWASWGQMFPRFLKPEIVVANFAESGETLKAFRRENRLKKILSVIKAGDYLFMEFAHNDQKPGGNHVEPFTTYQDELRYFINEARKRGAHPVLVTSTNRRKFNEQGEIVNTLEEYPEAMRQLAKAENLPLIDLNAMSKQLYETLGVENSKKAFVHYPANTYPRQNKPLADNTHFNPYGAYELAKCVVQGIMDNEMELANYIVDDFNGFDPTKPDDWATFFWPESPAKQVLKPDGN; encoded by the coding sequence ATGAAGATAAAAATAGGCAGTATAATAGCAGTTGCATTAATGGTAATATTGCTTCCTGCGTGTATTTGTGCGTCAACACCCGATGGGGTTCAATTTCCTTTGAAGTTTGATTTTGGATCGGGAGGACTTGAGTCTGGTTACATTTCGGTGAATTCGAATGATATTTTCGATTCGAATCACGAATATGGCTTCATCTCTGAAAAGAAGCTTGAAGGGAACCAAGATGTAGCTGATCCGCTAACCAGTGATTTCGTTACAAGCGATCAGCCTTTTTATTTCACGGTAAAAATGCCCGAAGGTCGTTATAAAATCAGCTTAACATTGGGCGATCCAAACGGAACATCGGCAACAACGGTAAAGGCGGAATCGCGCCGGTTGATGTTGGAAGATGTTCGCACGGCAAAAGGGCAAGTGGTTACGAAAACGATTGTAGTGGATGTTCGCACACCCAGAATAAACGACAGCCTGAATGTGAGGAGGAAATCACGAGAATTGGTTTACCTGAACTGGGATAACCAGCTAACACTGGAATTTGGAGGCGAAAGGCCATGTGTCTCTTCCATTCAAATTGAAGAAGCAAACGATTTACCTGTTATATTTTTAGCCGGAAACTCTACGGTGGTCGATCAGGAAAATGAGCCGTGGGCTTCGTGGGGACAAATGTTTCCTCGGTTTCTTAAGCCGGAGATTGTGGTTGCCAATTTTGCCGAGTCAGGAGAAACGCTTAAAGCTTTCCGTCGCGAAAATCGACTCAAGAAGATACTTAGTGTAATAAAGGCGGGTGATTACCTGTTTATGGAATTTGCACACAATGACCAAAAGCCCGGAGGGAATCATGTGGAGCCATTCACGACTTATCAAGATGAGTTGCGCTACTTTATTAACGAAGCTCGAAAGCGGGGCGCTCATCCTGTGTTGGTGACTTCAACCAACCGCCGGAAATTTAACGAGCAGGGCGAAATTGTGAATACTCTGGAAGAGTACCCCGAGGCTATGCGCCAACTGGCAAAAGCGGAGAACCTGCCATTGATTGATTTAAATGCCATGAGCAAACAGCTTTATGAAACGTTGGGTGTTGAAAATTCGAAAAAGGCTTTTGTGCATTACCCGGCAAATACTTATCCGCGTCAGAATAAACCATTGGCTGATAATACACACTTCAACCCTTATGGAGCTTATGAATTAGCCAAATGCGTGGTGCAGGGGATTATGGATAACGAGATGGAGTTGGCAAACTATATTGTCGACGATTTTAATGGGTTTGATCCGACAAAACCAGATGATTGGGCAACTTTTTTCTGGCCTGAAAGTCCGGCCAAGCAGGTTCTGAAGCCTGATGGTAATTAG
- a CDS encoding sugar-binding domain-containing protein, with protein sequence MRIYYPSCLYVLYLLLFGACNHPDPRVIDLQGKWQFHIDSQDVGIAEEWYLTEFPEEVKLPGSMKENGKGEIPTLETKWTGSIYDSSFFFNPALEKYRQKGDIKFPFWLTPNLYYKGAAWYRKQVVVPQSWEDSPILLSLERPHWQTDVWFDDQYVGSQNSLSVAHVFELPANIRPGVHFISVRVDNRLDKISVGPDSHSVSDHTQGNWNGIVGQMSLRALPEISIADVQVFPDRQNKIVRVKTKIKNSTGTTQKGKLQFTVYPKDLDSTQDKKSLEIDFSVSNDYQVVEAEYSLGEDVLLWDEFNPNLYELKVTLNAKESAIDFQNVIFGVRDFTVSNGGFSINDRPVFLRGTVECNTFPLTGYPPTDVQSWERIFKICKESGLNHMRFHSHCPPEAAFIAADKIGFYLQPEAATWPNHSSSLGDGRPVDQYVLDETERIFKAYGNHPSFVMWAYGNEPRGNYVQFLDQSLKEWKQKDKRRVYTGASIGMSWSIIPESEYLVRSGPRGLPFKKRPNSIFDYYEKIKDETRPYVTHEMGQWCVFPNFKEIAKYTGVYKAKNFELFQEELSRNHMANQAEDFLMASGKLQALCYKAEIEACFRTPGLDGFQLLGLNDFPGQGTALVGMLDVFWDEKGYITKEKISHFCNQTVPLSIMDKFVFSNNEAFNVKVKVAHFGAQPLVDASSGYSIFNQHGDTLDTGFFNQPNIPIGNETVLGEIGYDLSKVKTATKCKLEVFVNNYTNSWDFWVYPEKLPQIKHDSIYYTNKLDDQARMILENGGKVFLDASGEIENGKDVKAYFTPVFWNTSWFKMRPPHTLGILVENDHPAFADFPTDFHSDYQWWEILNGQQVINIDAFPVDFKPLVQPIDTWFLNRRLAQLFEARVGNGKLMVSSLNHENMKEAGSASAQLLYSISKYMNSDQFKPVSKLDYEVVHELFEKKERETVNLYTRSGPDELKPDKVKK encoded by the coding sequence ATGAGAATTTACTATCCCAGTTGTTTATATGTTTTGTATCTGCTGTTGTTTGGTGCATGTAATCATCCCGATCCACGGGTGATTGATTTGCAAGGGAAATGGCAGTTTCATATAGATAGTCAGGATGTTGGAATTGCTGAGGAATGGTATTTAACTGAGTTTCCTGAGGAGGTTAAGCTTCCCGGTTCAATGAAAGAAAACGGAAAAGGAGAGATTCCAACTTTAGAAACGAAGTGGACAGGAAGTATATATGATAGCTCTTTCTTTTTTAATCCGGCTCTGGAGAAGTACCGTCAGAAAGGAGATATTAAATTTCCATTTTGGTTGACTCCTAATTTGTATTACAAAGGTGCTGCTTGGTATCGAAAGCAAGTTGTTGTTCCTCAGAGTTGGGAAGATAGCCCAATTTTACTTTCGCTTGAGCGGCCTCATTGGCAAACTGATGTGTGGTTTGACGATCAATACGTTGGTAGTCAAAATAGCTTGTCGGTTGCTCATGTCTTTGAGTTGCCTGCTAATATAAGGCCAGGAGTCCACTTCATCTCGGTTCGTGTAGACAACCGGCTGGATAAAATAAGTGTTGGCCCTGATTCTCATAGTGTATCCGATCACACTCAAGGAAATTGGAATGGGATTGTTGGGCAAATGAGTCTTCGGGCACTGCCTGAAATTAGTATCGCTGATGTGCAGGTTTTTCCTGATCGTCAAAACAAGATCGTCCGTGTTAAAACTAAAATAAAGAACAGTACGGGAACAACACAAAAAGGGAAGTTGCAATTTACGGTGTATCCGAAAGATCTAGATTCAACGCAGGATAAAAAATCACTGGAAATTGATTTTTCTGTTTCTAATGATTATCAAGTGGTTGAAGCGGAGTATTCTCTAGGCGAAGATGTTCTGCTATGGGATGAATTTAATCCAAACCTTTACGAGTTAAAAGTCACTCTTAATGCCAAAGAAAGCGCAATAGATTTTCAGAACGTCATATTTGGAGTGCGTGATTTTACGGTGTCAAATGGAGGTTTCAGTATTAATGATCGTCCTGTTTTTCTTCGTGGAACAGTTGAGTGTAACACTTTCCCTCTGACCGGTTATCCTCCAACTGATGTTCAGTCTTGGGAGCGAATTTTTAAAATTTGCAAGGAAAGTGGATTGAACCACATGCGTTTTCACTCTCATTGTCCGCCCGAAGCTGCTTTTATTGCAGCTGATAAGATCGGATTTTATTTACAACCGGAGGCTGCAACCTGGCCAAATCACAGCAGCTCTTTGGGTGACGGACGACCAGTTGACCAGTATGTATTGGATGAGACAGAGCGAATTTTTAAAGCTTATGGCAATCATCCTTCGTTTGTGATGTGGGCCTATGGAAATGAGCCGCGCGGTAATTATGTGCAGTTCTTGGATCAATCGCTTAAAGAATGGAAACAGAAGGATAAACGCCGGGTGTATACCGGAGCCAGTATTGGCATGAGTTGGTCAATTATTCCGGAGAGTGAGTATTTAGTTCGTTCGGGGCCTCGGGGGTTGCCATTTAAAAAGAGGCCAAATTCAATATTTGATTACTATGAAAAAATAAAGGACGAAACTCGGCCTTATGTAACCCATGAGATGGGACAATGGTGTGTTTTTCCGAATTTCAAAGAAATCGCCAAATATACGGGCGTTTATAAAGCTAAAAATTTCGAGTTGTTTCAGGAGGAGCTAAGTCGTAATCACATGGCTAATCAGGCCGAAGATTTTTTAATGGCATCCGGAAAACTACAGGCTCTTTGTTATAAAGCCGAAATCGAAGCTTGTTTCAGAACTCCCGGTTTAGATGGTTTCCAATTGCTTGGCTTAAATGATTTTCCCGGACAGGGAACTGCTTTGGTTGGAATGTTAGATGTTTTTTGGGATGAAAAAGGGTACATCACAAAAGAGAAGATTAGTCATTTTTGTAATCAAACAGTTCCTCTTTCTATAATGGATAAGTTCGTCTTTTCGAACAACGAAGCGTTTAATGTAAAGGTTAAGGTTGCTCATTTTGGTGCTCAGCCATTAGTCGATGCTTCAAGTGGCTATAGTATTTTTAATCAGCATGGTGATACGCTTGATACTGGATTTTTCAATCAACCAAATATTCCAATTGGCAATGAAACTGTTTTAGGTGAGATTGGTTATGATCTTTCAAAAGTAAAAACCGCTACAAAATGTAAGCTTGAAGTATTTGTAAATAATTATACCAATAGCTGGGATTTTTGGGTGTATCCTGAAAAACTGCCACAGATAAAGCACGACAGTATTTATTATACAAATAAGCTTGATGATCAAGCCAGAATGATTCTGGAAAATGGCGGTAAGGTATTCCTTGATGCCTCCGGAGAAATTGAAAATGGAAAAGATGTCAAGGCATATTTCACTCCTGTTTTTTGGAACACGTCATGGTTTAAAATGCGTCCACCACATACTTTGGGCATTTTGGTAGAAAACGACCATCCGGCATTTGCCGATTTCCCAACGGATTTCCATAGTGACTATCAATGGTGGGAGATTTTGAATGGGCAGCAAGTTATCAATATTGACGCTTTCCCTGTAGACTTTAAACCGCTGGTGCAACCTATTGACACTTGGTTTTTAAATCGACGCTTGGCTCAACTTTTCGAAGCTCGTGTTGGTAATGGAAAACTCATGGTGAGTTCGCTTAACCATGAGAACATGAAGGAAGCAGGATCAGCATCGGCTCAGTTGTTATATAGCATTAGCAAGTACATGAACTCTGATCAGTTTAAGCCAGTATCTAAATTAGATTATGAAGTTGTTCATGAGCTTTTTGAGAAGAAAGAACGGGAAACAGTCAACTTGTATACAAGATCTGGCCCCGATGAATTAAAACCAGATAAAGTAAAGAAATAG
- a CDS encoding rhamnogalacturonan acetylesterase yields MIRLTILLILVSLFASCQTVKDEEPTGKPTVYIIGDSTVKHGRGDGAGGQWGWGDPIAQFFDTSLVNIENHALGGTSSRTYRTKGLWDEVLRKIQPGDYVLMQFGHNDNGPINDDFRARGTFKGISEKKEEIDNLLTGEHEVVHSYGWYLRQYIIDAKEKGATPVVMSPIPRNDWENGLVPRNDKSYGEWSKEVAHFEEVEWIDLNEKMAVAMEALGEDSVTGYYFYKRDHTHTTAQGALLAASFVVEGLRDAQECNLKEYLLDNPTINFPVKRNVFIIGDSTVANGDGRIVGWGRELSAYMDTLRLDIVNKARGGRSSRSYRYEGLWDEVLTQLNEGDFLLIQFGHNDGGNIDKAKYRGSLKGTGDETQEVVREDGTKETVHTYGWYMKKYIAEARAKGVSVIVLSQIPRNEWPHGKVERVNESYGKWAREAARSEEAFFIDLNNAVAIEYEAMGPKVVKQFFPGDHTHTNEAGARFNALTLAEEIQKLRSCELYGYVELK; encoded by the coding sequence ATGATACGATTAACTATTTTATTGATTTTAGTTAGCCTGTTTGCTTCATGTCAAACAGTGAAAGACGAAGAACCAACCGGAAAACCAACAGTTTACATTATTGGGGACTCAACGGTGAAGCACGGTCGCGGAGATGGAGCCGGTGGTCAGTGGGGATGGGGAGATCCTATCGCACAGTTTTTTGATACTAGCCTTGTCAATATCGAAAACCATGCGTTGGGTGGCACAAGCAGTCGAACTTATCGAACTAAAGGATTGTGGGATGAAGTATTGCGTAAAATTCAACCCGGCGATTATGTGTTGATGCAGTTTGGGCATAACGATAATGGTCCGATCAATGACGATTTCAGGGCTCGCGGAACGTTTAAGGGAATAAGCGAAAAGAAAGAGGAAATTGATAATTTGCTTACCGGTGAGCACGAGGTTGTTCACAGCTATGGCTGGTATCTACGTCAATATATTATTGACGCGAAAGAAAAAGGTGCGACACCTGTTGTGATGTCTCCCATTCCACGCAATGACTGGGAAAATGGGCTGGTTCCACGTAATGATAAAAGCTACGGAGAATGGTCAAAGGAAGTGGCTCATTTCGAAGAAGTGGAGTGGATTGACTTAAATGAGAAAATGGCCGTTGCGATGGAGGCTTTAGGTGAAGACTCCGTAACCGGGTATTACTTTTACAAACGCGACCATACGCACACTACCGCTCAAGGTGCTCTTTTGGCTGCTTCGTTTGTGGTTGAAGGTTTGCGCGATGCACAAGAGTGTAACTTGAAAGAATATCTTCTGGATAATCCAACGATTAATTTTCCGGTGAAAAGGAACGTGTTTATCATAGGTGATTCTACAGTTGCGAATGGCGACGGAAGAATTGTTGGATGGGGGCGAGAATTGTCAGCCTATATGGATACGCTGCGACTCGATATTGTCAACAAAGCACGAGGAGGCAGAAGCAGCCGGAGTTATCGGTACGAAGGACTTTGGGATGAAGTATTGACCCAGCTCAATGAAGGTGATTTTTTATTGATTCAATTTGGGCATAACGATGGAGGAAATATTGACAAAGCGAAATACCGTGGTTCGTTGAAAGGAACGGGCGATGAAACACAGGAAGTGGTTCGCGAAGATGGTACAAAGGAGACCGTTCATACTTATGGCTGGTACATGAAAAAATATATTGCAGAGGCTAGAGCCAAAGGCGTTTCTGTTATTGTTTTGTCACAAATTCCTCGCAACGAATGGCCACATGGCAAAGTGGAACGTGTGAATGAGTCGTATGGGAAATGGGCTCGTGAAGCTGCCAGGTCAGAAGAAGCTTTCTTTATTGATTTGAATAATGCAGTAGCTATTGAGTACGAAGCGATGGGCCCCAAAGTGGTGAAACAATTTTTCCCGGGAGATCATACGCACACCAATGAAGCCGGAGCGCGATTTAATGCGCTGACATTGGCTGAAGAGATTCAAAAACTCAGGTCATGTGAGCTGTATGGCTATGTTGAATTGAAATAA
- a CDS encoding glycoside hydrolase family protein, whose amino-acid sequence MIDRRKFIQQSMLTGAVLSVANLSAWADFEGAQYDEKYISDFSKRLKPLGRILELEGYYVWGCSPIVAPDGKFHVFFSRWNSDKGMGGWISQSEIAHAVADQADGPYQEIETILAPRGEGYWDGTTCHNPHIQFIDGKYCLFYMGNSNRRTNTKRIGLATSDSLYGPWKRSDQPLLEAGPEGAWDDHCTSNPSFIKHPNGQYWLYYKSWNTEEYEHPVNPRIRGNRKYGLAISDQLEGPYKRYSDNPIIDYSSFGNNRQLEDGNVFMENDRFYMLARDMGRFDHEVGIFLESDDGIHWSEPEISYLGVSHYIDQSPKPKHLSKYGRFERPQILMQDGTPTHLFVTSQGGSFMTSSPFVFKIEPKI is encoded by the coding sequence ATGATCGATCGGCGCAAGTTCATACAACAAAGTATGCTAACAGGAGCGGTATTGTCTGTTGCGAATCTATCAGCTTGGGCTGATTTTGAGGGAGCTCAATACGATGAAAAGTACATTTCCGATTTCTCGAAACGCTTAAAGCCGCTGGGACGGATTTTAGAGCTTGAAGGTTATTATGTTTGGGGCTGCAGTCCGATTGTTGCACCTGATGGAAAGTTTCACGTTTTCTTTTCCCGTTGGAATTCTGATAAAGGAATGGGCGGTTGGATTAGCCAGTCGGAAATTGCACATGCTGTTGCCGATCAGGCTGACGGGCCGTATCAAGAAATAGAAACAATCTTGGCCCCACGGGGAGAAGGTTATTGGGATGGAACGACCTGCCATAACCCGCACATCCAGTTTATTGATGGAAAGTATTGTTTGTTTTACATGGGCAATTCAAACCGGCGGACCAATACCAAACGAATTGGTTTGGCAACTTCCGATTCACTATATGGACCATGGAAACGTTCGGATCAACCATTGTTGGAAGCTGGCCCGGAAGGAGCATGGGATGATCATTGCACCTCCAATCCGTCATTTATAAAACATCCGAATGGTCAGTATTGGCTGTATTATAAATCGTGGAATACTGAAGAATATGAACATCCGGTAAATCCTAGAATTCGAGGCAACCGGAAATATGGTTTGGCGATCTCTGACCAACTAGAAGGGCCGTACAAACGTTATTCAGACAACCCCATTATCGATTATTCAAGCTTTGGAAATAACCGCCAGTTGGAAGATGGAAATGTATTTATGGAGAATGACCGGTTTTATATGCTGGCGCGTGACATGGGACGTTTTGATCACGAAGTTGGTATCTTTTTGGAGTCGGATGATGGTATTCATTGGTCGGAGCCGGAGATCAGCTATTTGGGGGTTTCCCATTACATCGATCAATCACCAAAACCAAAACATTTAAGTAAATACGGACGATTCGAACGTCCGCAAATACTAATGCAAGACGGAACGCCCACCCATTTGTTTGTGACTTCACAAGGTGGGAGTTTTATGACTTCGTCGCCATTTGTATTTAAAATAGAACCAAAAATTTAG